A section of the Girardinichthys multiradiatus isolate DD_20200921_A chromosome 5, DD_fGirMul_XY1, whole genome shotgun sequence genome encodes:
- the LOC124868693 gene encoding histone H2A — MSGRGKTGGKARAKAKTRSSRAGLQFPVGRVHRLLRKGNYAERVGAGAPVYLAAVLEYLTAEILELAGNAARDNKKTRIIPRHLQLAVRNDEELNKLLGGVTIAQGGVLPNIQAVLLPKKTEKAAKAK, encoded by the coding sequence ATGAGCGGACGAGGCAAGACCGGAGGAAAAGCCAGAGCTAAGGCCAAGACCCGCTCGTCCAGAGCCGGACTACAGTTCCCAGTGGGCCGTGTTCACAGGCTGCTGCGTAAAGGCAACTATGCGGAGCGAGTGGGAGCCGGAGCCCCCGTCTACCTGGCCGCTGTGCTCGAGTATCTGACCGCTGAGATCCTGGAGCTGGCTGGAAACGCCGCCCGCGACAACAAGAAGACCCGCATCATTCCCCGCCACCTGCAGCTGGCTGTCCGCAACGACGAGGAGCTCAACAAGCTGCTGGGTGGAGTCACCATCGCTCAGGGCGGCGTGCTGCCCAACATCCAGGCGGTGCTGCTGCCCAAGAAGACCGAGAAGGCCGCCAAGGCCAAGTAA
- the LOC124868692 gene encoding histone H3 yields MARTKQTARKSTGGKAPRKQLATKAARKSAPATGGVKKPHRYRPGTVALREIRRYQKSTELLIRKLPFQRLVREIAQDFKTDLRFQSSAVMALQEASEAYLVGLFEDTNLCAIHAKRVTIMPKDIQLARRIRGERA; encoded by the coding sequence ATGGCAAGAACCAAGCAGACCGCCCGTAAATCTACAGGAGGCAAAGCGCCCAGGAAGCAGCTGGCCACCAAGGCTGCTCGTAAGAGCGCTCCGGCCACCGGCGGCGTCAAGAAGCCTCACCGTTACAGGCCCGGTACCGTGGCTCTGAGGGAGATCCGTCGCTACCAGAAGTCCACCGAGCTGCTGATCCGCAAGCTGCCCTTCCAGCGCCTGGTCCGGGAGATCGCTCAGGACTTCAAGACCGACCTGCGCTTCCAGAGCTCTGCTGTCATGGCTCTGCAGGAGGCCAGCGAGGCTTACCTGGTGGGGCTCTTTGAGGACACCAACCTGTGCGCCATCCACGCCAAGAGGGTCACCATCATGCCCAAAGACATCCAGCTGGCCCGCCGCATCCGTGGAGAGAGAGCTTAA